From Virgibacillus natechei, the proteins below share one genomic window:
- a CDS encoding acetyl-CoA carboxylase biotin carboxylase subunit: MINKVLIANRGEIAARVIRACKKLNIQTVAVYSEADQKSVYVSMADESYLIGPPRVNESYLNVEKIISIAKEAEVDAIHPGYGFLSESANFVEKCNEQDIIFIGPAAEIMKKMGSKIAARRAMQAAGVPVIPGTDGAVESVEEAKLAASEIGYPIMLKASAGGGGIGMQVVQSEEELTKAFENNSKRALTFFGDGSMFLEKKLDNTRHIEIQILADQHGNAVHLFERECSVQRRNQKVVEEAPSTFISENTRKKMGRSAVNAAKVLGYTNAGTIEFLVDEEERFYFLEMNTRIQVEHPVTEEITGVDIVKAQIQISNNEKLPIIQNDLVINGHAIEVRIYAEDPVTFFPSPGHIYKFELPVGEYIRNETSVTNDFEVTPFYDPLIGKLIVKGSTRDKAIFRLKEALQIYQIEGIKTNIPMLLKIIDIPEFLAGDTTTSFIQEHYLPLVKK, translated from the coding sequence ATGATTAACAAAGTACTTATAGCTAATCGAGGAGAAATTGCAGCAAGGGTTATACGAGCGTGTAAAAAACTTAATATTCAAACGGTTGCAGTGTACTCAGAGGCTGATCAAAAATCAGTATATGTGAGTATGGCGGATGAAAGTTACTTAATTGGTCCACCACGGGTAAACGAAAGTTATCTAAATGTGGAAAAAATTATTTCCATCGCTAAAGAAGCAGAAGTTGATGCTATTCATCCTGGATATGGATTTTTAAGCGAAAGTGCAAATTTTGTTGAAAAATGTAACGAACAAGATATAATCTTTATTGGTCCTGCTGCTGAAATCATGAAAAAGATGGGAAGTAAGATTGCCGCAAGAAGAGCGATGCAAGCAGCTGGTGTTCCAGTTATACCTGGGACAGATGGTGCAGTAGAATCCGTTGAAGAAGCCAAATTAGCAGCGAGTGAAATAGGTTATCCCATCATGCTTAAAGCTTCTGCTGGTGGAGGCGGAATAGGCATGCAGGTGGTACAATCGGAAGAAGAACTAACAAAAGCATTTGAAAATAATTCAAAGCGTGCTTTAACATTTTTTGGCGACGGTTCCATGTTTCTCGAAAAAAAATTAGATAACACTCGACATATTGAAATTCAAATTTTAGCAGACCAGCATGGTAATGCCGTGCATTTATTCGAACGTGAATGCTCTGTTCAGAGACGTAATCAAAAAGTAGTTGAAGAGGCCCCCTCTACATTTATATCTGAAAACACCCGTAAGAAAATGGGGAGATCAGCTGTCAATGCAGCAAAAGTATTAGGTTATACAAATGCTGGCACCATTGAATTTTTGGTAGATGAAGAGGAACGATTTTACTTTCTCGAGATGAATACAAGAATTCAGGTTGAGCACCCAGTGACCGAAGAGATAACAGGGGTAGATATTGTCAAAGCCCAAATACAGATTTCTAATAATGAAAAATTACCTATCATTCAAAATGATCTCGTTATTAACGGTCATGCAATAGAAGTTAGAATTTATGCGGAAGATCCAGTTACCTTTTTTCCATCACCGGGGCATATATATAAGTTTGAACTCCCTGTAGGGGAATATATACGCAATGAAACTTCTGTGACCAACGATTTTGAAGTTACACCATTTTATGATCCATTAATTGGTAAACTAATCGTTAAAGGTTCAACCAGAGATAAGGCAATTTTTCGTTTAAAGGAAGCACTTCAGATTTACCAAATTGAAGGAATTAAAACGAATATACCAATGTTATTAAAGATTATAGATATTCCAGAGTTTCTAGCAGGGGATACTACTACATCCTTTATTCAGGAACATTATTTACCACTAGTGAAAAAATAA
- a CDS encoding acetyl-CoA carboxylase biotin carboxyl carrier protein subunit, producing the protein MQEIKASMAGNVWKIVVEQGEYVEEGQDIVILESMKMEIPIAAEEAGTIKEFKVAEGDFVNEEDIIVIISK; encoded by the coding sequence ATGCAAGAAATAAAAGCAAGTATGGCAGGTAACGTTTGGAAGATTGTTGTAGAACAAGGGGAGTACGTTGAAGAAGGTCAAGATATTGTTATTCTGGAATCTATGAAAATGGAAATCCCTATTGCAGCAGAGGAGGCAGGAACAATAAAAGAATTCAAAGTAGCTGAAGGCGATTTTGTTAACGAAGAGGACATTATTGTAATTATAAGCAAATAA
- a CDS encoding enoyl-CoA hydratase-related protein: protein MREKVITIDLVDLKIVEEHIALITLNRSEAANAMSKSLLDDLNHTIQKVNQNTDIYCTIITGSEEKAFSAGADLKERKGMTEDQVIAAVQYIGETITTVENMRMPVIAALNGVAYGGGLELALACDLRIAADHVKMGLTEVSLAIIPGAGGTQRLPRLIGLGQAKRLIYTAKPVRAEEALTIGLVEQVAEKDKLYDETIQLAKTIASNGPIALNQAKTAINNGMQTDIASALTLEHSNYKKTIPTTDRMEGLIAFSEKRRPEYKGK, encoded by the coding sequence ATGAGGGAGAAGGTGATTACTATAGATCTTGTAGATTTGAAAATAGTGGAAGAACATATAGCACTTATTACGCTGAATCGATCAGAAGCAGCAAATGCCATGTCCAAATCGTTGCTTGATGATCTTAATCATACTATCCAGAAAGTAAATCAGAATACAGATATCTATTGTACAATTATTACCGGTTCAGAGGAAAAGGCTTTCAGTGCGGGTGCAGATTTAAAAGAACGTAAGGGGATGACAGAGGATCAAGTGATAGCCGCCGTTCAATATATTGGTGAAACCATTACCACTGTTGAAAATATGCGTATGCCAGTTATTGCAGCACTTAATGGTGTTGCTTACGGTGGTGGACTTGAATTGGCGTTAGCTTGTGACCTTCGTATAGCTGCTGATCATGTGAAAATGGGATTAACCGAAGTTTCACTTGCAATTATACCAGGTGCTGGTGGGACACAGCGCTTGCCTCGTTTAATTGGTTTGGGGCAGGCAAAGCGTTTGATTTATACCGCGAAACCGGTTAGAGCTGAAGAAGCATTAACGATCGGTTTGGTAGAACAAGTAGCTGAAAAAGATAAATTGTACGATGAAACAATCCAACTGGCTAAAACCATTGCAAGCAATGGCCCTATAGCATTAAATCAGGCAAAAACAGCGATTAATAATGGGATGCAAACAGATATTGCTTCGGCTTTAACTTTAGAGCATTCAAACTATAAAAAAACAATACCAACAACTGACCGAATGGAAGGTCTGATAGCTTTTAGCGAAAAGAGAAGACCGGAATACAAAGGAAAATAA
- a CDS encoding acyl-CoA carboxylase subunit beta, with amino-acid sequence MSDVEDLQSRIEKIEKGGSEKYHEKNEEKGKLFVRKRLELLFDDGIDVEDAFFANNMDDSLPSDGVVTGIGKINGQSVCVMANDSTVKAGSWGKRTVEKIIRIQETAEKLEIPMLYLVDSAGARITDQIEMFPGRRGAGRIFHNQIKLSGRVPQVCLLFGPSAAGGAYIPAFCDIVVMVDGNASMYLGSPRMAEKVIGEKVSLEEMGGANMHASVSGVGDVLVKTEEEAIEYSRNYLSYFPANFRNRAKSAEPKEVKSFEKTITDLIPENQNAAFNMYDLINRMIDEDSFCEIKKKFAPELITGLGRINGKSVGIIANQPRMKGGVLFPDSADKAAKFIQLCDAFNISLLFLADVPGFMIGTKVERAGIIRHGAKMLATMSEATVPKISVIVRKAYGAGLYAMAGPAFEPDCCIALPSAQIAVMGPEAAVNAVYANKIAELPEEERPAFIKEKQDEYKDNIDIYRLASEMVIDAVVEPAKLRDELTSRLALYENKNVTFTERKHGVYPV; translated from the coding sequence ATGTCCGATGTGGAAGATCTGCAAAGTAGAATAGAAAAGATTGAAAAGGGTGGTTCTGAAAAATATCATGAAAAAAACGAGGAAAAAGGAAAACTTTTTGTTCGAAAACGATTAGAATTATTATTTGATGACGGTATTGATGTGGAAGATGCATTCTTTGCTAATAATATGGATGATTCGCTGCCATCTGATGGGGTGGTAACAGGGATCGGGAAAATTAATGGCCAATCGGTTTGTGTTATGGCCAATGATTCTACTGTAAAAGCAGGATCATGGGGGAAAAGAACAGTAGAAAAGATTATTCGTATTCAGGAAACAGCTGAAAAGTTGGAGATTCCGATGCTCTATTTAGTTGATTCAGCTGGAGCAAGAATTACAGATCAAATTGAAATGTTTCCAGGACGTCGTGGAGCAGGACGAATCTTCCATAATCAAATTAAATTATCTGGACGTGTGCCGCAAGTTTGTCTATTATTTGGCCCATCAGCTGCGGGTGGAGCATATATTCCAGCATTTTGTGATATCGTTGTCATGGTTGATGGCAATGCATCGATGTACCTTGGTTCACCTCGGATGGCTGAAAAAGTAATCGGGGAGAAAGTGAGTCTAGAAGAAATGGGTGGTGCAAATATGCATGCCTCTGTATCTGGTGTTGGTGATGTATTGGTTAAAACGGAGGAAGAGGCGATTGAATACTCCCGAAATTATTTAAGCTATTTTCCCGCCAATTTCAGAAATAGAGCAAAATCAGCAGAGCCAAAAGAAGTAAAATCCTTTGAGAAAACAATTACGGACTTGATACCAGAAAATCAAAATGCTGCTTTTAACATGTATGATTTGATTAATCGAATGATTGACGAAGACAGCTTTTGTGAAATCAAAAAGAAATTCGCTCCGGAGTTAATAACTGGCTTAGGAAGAATTAACGGAAAATCAGTGGGCATCATCGCCAATCAACCTCGTATGAAGGGAGGAGTACTTTTCCCAGATTCAGCTGATAAAGCTGCAAAATTCATTCAGCTTTGTGATGCGTTTAATATTTCATTGCTCTTCCTTGCAGATGTTCCTGGATTTATGATCGGTACAAAGGTGGAGCGAGCAGGAATAATTAGACATGGTGCTAAAATGTTAGCCACGATGAGTGAGGCTACTGTTCCCAAAATTTCAGTAATCGTAAGAAAAGCATACGGAGCAGGATTGTATGCGATGGCGGGACCCGCATTTGAACCGGATTGCTGTATTGCATTACCATCTGCGCAAATCGCCGTTATGGGGCCAGAAGCAGCAGTAAATGCTGTATATGCTAACAAGATAGCTGAATTACCTGAAGAAGAACGTCCAGCTTTTATTAAAGAGAAACAAGATGAATATAAAGATAATATTGATATTTATCGGTTAGCATCCGAAATGGTAATTGATGCAGTTGTTGAACCTGCAAAATTAAGGGATGAATTGACGAGTCGTTTAGCTCTGTATGAAAATAAAAATGTTACGTTTACAGAACGAAAACATGGTGTATATCCAGTTTAA